The Methanobacterium formicicum genome segment TATCCCAGTGCGGATATTTCATCGCCGTTTTTTTCAATTTTCCTGTACTGCATGTTAACACCTTTAGATTGACCTGTCAGTCTAATCTTTTGCCAAAAAAATACATTATTTAGATATTCCATCCCAGAACAGTTCAAATGCCAGTTCAATATTATTTTTCTTTCTTTTTTCAGGATTTTTCTCAAAATGGGTTATGGTATTGAGTACGTTTCCCCAAAAATAGTCCATCAATAGCTCATCATATACCGGTTTGATTTCATCCTCTTTCAATCCCTTTTTATAGACTTCCAGGAGGTCCACGAACTTCTCCTCGATTCTCCCCTTGGTGAATGATGTTATGTAGGGGGAACAGTGGAAGGTCATTATAAAATTGAATTTGTAAGGCTCTTCAATACCAAAATTCACAAAGTTAAGCCACAGGGATTTAACATTTTCTTTAAATGATTTGCTCTCATCGTAGTCTCCCTGGGAGGCTTCTAAGATGTTTTCTTTAGTGTAGATGTAAAGACGGTCAATGAGATCTTCCTTGGTCTTGAAATAGTGGAAGAGGGTACCGGTGGCCACTCCAGCAGTTTTTGCAATTTCCGCAGTGGAAGTACCATGAAATCCCCTTTCTACAAAGAGTGGAAGGGCTGTGTCCAGTATTTTCTGTTCTTTTTCCTTCAACTTGCCTACATCCTTAAATTCACTTTATTTAATTACTAGACTGATTAGTCGGTTTAGTATTTAAAGTTTTCCCGCCCTACTTATCCTGGGGAGAGGAAGGAATATAAAATTGGTTTGATCAGTACTCCCTGAAACTTATCTATCAACCTCAAACTTGAGGTAGAAAAAATTAGGAGAGATGGTATTTTGTTAGAGGATCACTATGCTTGGGCTTTGAAAACAACAGTAAAACTATTAATGGGAAAATTTAGAGGAATAATACCTATTCTAAAATTACCGGGTGTGTACCATGATTTCCCACATTAAAAAAATATCTTCGTCAACGATATTCCCCTTATTACTGATTTTAACCATTTTATCTCTGGGAGTTTTAACTCCCATCATAACCATGGTGGCCTTTGGGGCGATACTGGCCTATTACGTTCGATTCATTGCCAAAAAAATCAAACCCTACGTTAAATATAATACACTGGCCATCACCCTGGGAATGATCTTGCTGGCCATACCCATTGTTTTACTGCTGTACTTCACCATCACCCAGATCCTGGGCATTTCCGTGTCTCTTTTCGGATCTTTACAGGCTACAGCTGGAAATAATCCCTTAAACTTCAGTTTGATCAGCGATGCCGTCCAAAAACTGGGTTTTTCTGCCACAGTGTCCCAGGGAATAGCGGATGCCATAAGATCGGGGATCACCCAGCTGTTATCAGCCATTACCAATTCCCTGATTAACATGGTCAGTTCCATCCCGGCCCTCGCTGCTCAGGTCCTCATACTGATCTTTTCCATCTTCTACTTTGCCCGGGACGGGGATAAAATAGTTCAATACATAAAAGACGTGGTTCCAGATAA includes the following:
- a CDS encoding TetR/AcrR family transcriptional regulator; the encoded protein is MKEKEQKILDTALPLFVERGFHGTSTAEIAKTAGVATGTLFHYFKTKEDLIDRLYIYTKENILEASQGDYDESKSFKENVKSLWLNFVNFGIEEPYKFNFIMTFHCSPYITSFTKGRIEEKFVDLLEVYKKGLKEDEIKPVYDELLMDYFWGNVLNTITHFEKNPEKRKKNNIELAFELFWDGISK
- a CDS encoding AI-2E family transporter, with translation MISHIKKISSSTIFPLLLILTILSLGVLTPIITMVAFGAILAYYVRFIAKKIKPYVKYNTLAITLGMILLAIPIVLLLYFTITQILGISVSLFGSLQATAGNNPLNFSLISDAVQKLGFSATVSQGIADAIRSGITQLLSAITNSLINMVSSIPALAAQVLILIFSIFYFARDGDKIVQYIKDVVPDKDKGFYREVIKGADDVLKSIIVGNIIPAAILGILSGVVYYFLGYPYVILLAIVSGIAMFIPIIGPWIVYGAIGIFSILLGNTMQGVLVIILGWIIETTTDFYIRPRISVQYSEVHPLVFLLGFIYGAVTMGIPGLFIGPMILGITYAAYKVYREEKVKEKQSGS